A portion of the Chlamydia avium 10DC88 genome contains these proteins:
- the lpxK gene encoding tetraacyldisaccharide 4'-kinase, whose amino-acid sequence MKRRFPSPFFILFRRLTAAISFGRVLSWGWLGKILSTAFSFVVTVRHKLFYSSPYRVSSLVVSVGNVVLGGSGKTPTVLWLAEALQARGYSCAVLSRGYKSRCSRQRKLTIVDPLVHDATYVGDEPLLVAKKLPSGTVFIHKDRRISAQQAEKDFDILILDDGFQNRRLHKDMELVVVNGQDPLGGGEFFPRGRLRDSLKRLKDADFIVVNGSCSSEDRQKLSSWCCAPRIYVEPRISQVVWEPSGVDLPVQDLRGLAVGVFCGLGFPRGFLDMLKNSGVKVLGTYLLPDHAGITKKELHFFCAKMAMRQAQGILYTEKDGEKLGANVYEPGMLPLGKVCMQFSFIDSEETTLSLLNQIDQLYNSKK is encoded by the coding sequence CTAAGTTGGGGGTGGTTAGGAAAAATCTTATCCACGGCCTTTTCTTTCGTTGTTACAGTGCGGCATAAGTTATTTTACTCATCTCCCTACCGCGTATCGTCCCTAGTAGTTAGTGTAGGGAATGTAGTTCTTGGTGGTTCAGGGAAGACACCTACCGTATTATGGTTGGCGGAGGCTCTGCAAGCACGAGGGTACTCATGTGCTGTTCTGTCTCGAGGGTATAAGAGTAGATGTAGTCGACAAAGAAAGCTAACTATAGTTGATCCCCTAGTACATGACGCTACTTATGTGGGGGACGAGCCCCTGCTAGTTGCTAAGAAACTTCCTTCGGGGACAGTTTTTATTCATAAGGATCGTAGGATTTCAGCACAGCAAGCAGAGAAGGATTTTGATATTTTAATTTTAGATGATGGCTTTCAAAATCGTCGTCTACACAAGGACATGGAACTAGTCGTAGTGAATGGCCAAGACCCTTTAGGAGGGGGAGAGTTCTTCCCTAGAGGAAGATTAAGAGATTCTCTTAAGAGATTGAAAGACGCAGATTTTATTGTTGTGAATGGTAGTTGTTCTAGCGAAGATCGGCAGAAATTAAGTTCTTGGTGTTGCGCACCAAGAATTTATGTGGAACCTCGTATTTCTCAAGTGGTTTGGGAGCCGAGTGGGGTAGATCTACCGGTACAAGACCTTCGTGGACTTGCTGTTGGTGTTTTTTGCGGTTTAGGATTTCCTCGGGGATTTCTTGACATGTTAAAAAATTCTGGAGTGAAGGTATTGGGTACATATTTATTGCCCGATCATGCGGGAATAACAAAGAAAGAATTGCACTTTTTTTGTGCTAAAATGGCAATGCGTCAAGCGCAAGGAATATTATATACGGAAAAAGATGGGGAGAAGCTGGGAGCTAATGTATATGAACCTGGAATGCTTCCTTTGGGGAAAGTATGTATGCAATTTTCCTTTATAGACAGTGAGGAAACAACTCTTTCCTTACTAAATCAAATTGATCAACTATACAATAGTAAGAAGTAA
- a CDS encoding dicarboxylate/amino acid:cation symporter, whose protein sequence is MKLWMKIFIGLFVGVTVGLVLQDKAIFFKPIGDIFLNLLSMVVYPLVFCSMILGIASISDMKKLGRIGVKSVALYLGTTCLAIIIGLCFAKFFNPGEGCDLSHDVLETLSESPKKDSAYFLSLISQVFPSNPISSFAEGNILQIIVFAIFLGIAMRLSGEQGRPIAKIVESFYEIMLCMINMIMAFAPYGVGASMAWIAGNHGLVILWQLGKFILAYYLACFFHAAIVFGGIIRLGCRKSFSQFLSAMMDAISCAISTSSSSATLPVTMRCVSQNLGVSSEVSGFVLPLGATVNMNGTAIFQGMAAVFIAQAYHCPLPWSSLLLIVLAATFSAVGSAGVPGGGMITLGSVLASVGLPIQGIAILTGIDRLRDIIGTPMNILGDAVVAVYVASREGELSTSLQETERTIEKSTEVV, encoded by the coding sequence GTGAAACTATGGATGAAAATCTTTATAGGATTGTTTGTTGGGGTTACCGTAGGTTTAGTTTTACAAGATAAAGCGATTTTTTTTAAGCCTATAGGAGACATTTTTCTAAACCTTCTGAGCATGGTGGTTTATCCCCTAGTATTTTGCTCGATGATTTTAGGAATTGCTTCCATTAGTGATATGAAAAAGCTAGGGCGTATTGGAGTCAAAAGTGTCGCTCTATACCTAGGGACTACGTGTTTAGCTATTATTATTGGTTTATGTTTTGCTAAATTTTTCAACCCCGGGGAAGGATGTGATCTCTCACACGACGTTCTTGAGACTTTATCTGAGTCGCCTAAAAAAGATAGTGCATATTTTTTATCTTTGATTTCTCAAGTATTTCCTTCGAATCCTATCTCTTCTTTTGCTGAAGGAAATATTTTGCAAATCATTGTTTTTGCAATTTTCTTAGGCATTGCGATGAGATTGTCTGGGGAACAAGGCCGTCCTATTGCCAAGATTGTAGAGAGTTTTTATGAAATCATGTTGTGTATGATCAATATGATTATGGCATTTGCTCCCTATGGTGTGGGAGCAAGTATGGCTTGGATTGCTGGGAATCACGGTTTAGTTATTCTCTGGCAGTTAGGGAAGTTTATTTTAGCCTATTATTTGGCATGTTTCTTTCATGCAGCGATAGTTTTTGGAGGCATTATTCGTTTAGGGTGTAGAAAGTCTTTCTCGCAATTCCTGTCTGCCATGATGGACGCTATCTCTTGTGCGATATCTACATCAAGTAGTTCAGCAACACTTCCAGTAACTATGCGCTGTGTTTCACAAAATCTTGGGGTATCTTCAGAGGTTTCCGGTTTTGTATTGCCTCTAGGAGCTACTGTGAATATGAACGGTACTGCTATATTCCAGGGCATGGCTGCTGTGTTTATTGCACAGGCATATCACTGTCCTTTACCTTGGAGTAGCTTGTTGCTTATTGTCCTTGCCGCTACTTTCTCTGCAGTGGGTAGTGCTGGGGTCCCTGGAGGAGGAATGATCACCTTAGGATCTGTTTTAGCTTCTGTAGGTCTTCCCATTCAAGGGATAGCTATTTTAACAGGAATTGATAGATTACGAGACATCATAGGGACCCCAATGAACATTCTGGGTGATGCTGTAGTAGCTGTTTATGTTGCTTCTAGGGAAGGAGAGTTATCTACCTCCTTACAAGAGACAGAAAGAACTATAGAAAAAAGTACAGAAGTGGTTTAG
- a CDS encoding dihydrolipoamide acetyltransferase family protein, which yields MFEFRFPKIGETSSGGFVVRWLKQLGEYVAKDEPLIEVSTDKIATELSSPQAGKLSRILVNEGDEVASGEVLALIDTEVGALGKDPQPASSLSSENLENSSWLSPAVLSLARREGITMQQLQEIVGTGSNGRITRKDVEAYICETRDLSCNNSSKNINENRIPMSPLRRALASSLSKSSDEVPHASLVVDVDVTDLMNLITEEKDRFFAAHGVKLTITSFIIQCLAKALEQFPLLNGSLDGDTIVVKKSINVGVAVNLNKEGVVVPVICNCQERGLVSIAKALADLSTRARANKLDPSETRDGSVTVTNFGMTGALIGMPIIRYPEVAILGIGTIQKRVIVRDDDSLMIRKMVYVTLTFDHRVLDGIYGSEFLTSLKNRLESVTMS from the coding sequence ATGTTTGAATTTCGCTTTCCAAAGATAGGAGAGACTTCGTCTGGAGGATTCGTAGTTCGTTGGTTAAAGCAGCTTGGGGAGTATGTAGCTAAAGACGAGCCTTTGATAGAAGTATCTACGGATAAAATTGCCACAGAATTGTCTTCCCCTCAGGCAGGAAAACTTTCCCGTATTTTAGTAAATGAAGGGGATGAAGTTGCCTCTGGAGAAGTCTTAGCTTTGATAGATACAGAAGTTGGTGCTTTAGGGAAAGATCCCCAACCAGCTTCTTCTCTATCTTCTGAGAATTTAGAGAATTCATCATGGTTATCTCCTGCAGTATTAAGCCTAGCACGTCGAGAAGGCATTACTATGCAGCAGCTACAGGAAATTGTAGGCACAGGTAGCAATGGGCGTATTACTCGCAAAGATGTGGAAGCCTATATTTGTGAAACGAGAGATCTTTCTTGTAACAACTCTTCGAAGAATATTAATGAAAATCGTATTCCTATGTCGCCGTTAAGGAGAGCCCTTGCCTCTTCTTTATCTAAGTCTTCGGACGAGGTCCCTCACGCTTCTCTTGTGGTTGATGTTGACGTTACGGATTTAATGAATTTAATTACTGAGGAAAAAGATCGATTTTTTGCTGCTCATGGTGTGAAGCTAACAATTACAAGTTTCATTATTCAATGTTTGGCTAAGGCTTTGGAACAATTTCCTCTTCTTAATGGGTCTCTAGATGGGGATACGATTGTTGTCAAAAAATCGATAAATGTCGGGGTTGCTGTTAATCTAAATAAAGAAGGCGTAGTTGTTCCTGTTATATGCAATTGTCAGGAACGAGGTTTAGTTAGTATTGCAAAAGCGTTAGCAGATCTTTCAACACGAGCTCGAGCAAATAAGCTAGATCCTTCAGAAACCCGAGATGGGAGTGTTACAGTAACAAATTTTGGCATGACGGGTGCTTTGATAGGTATGCCGATTATTCGTTATCCCGAAGTGGCAATTTTAGGTATAGGTACAATACAAAAACGTGTTATTGTACGAGACGATGATTCTTTGATGATTAGGAAAATGGTTTACGTTACGCTTACCTTTGATCATCGAGTGTTGGATGGTATTTACGGCAGTGAGTTTTTAACCTCATTGAAAAATCGATTAGAGTCTGTTACCATGAGCTAA
- a CDS encoding KpsF/GutQ family sugar-phosphate isomerase, which translates to MSSPGVAIDLCQDIVNKQQEALQRFFSSFQCKDTWLFAQKILQHRGAIFFSGVGKSGCVARKVVATLQSCGERAFFFSSGDLLHGDLGVIHPGDIVCLFSKSGETQELLKGIPHLKERGVFLVAVTSAEYSNLSILCDHTVMLPKIEELDPFDLIPTTSTVCQMLFGDLLAITLLRSRGVSLSDYGKNHPSGQIGLKAAGKVREYMFPKTEVPFCFPEDTVNNSLDIFSSYGFGCVCVVNHQYEILGVFTDGDLRRALTHFGGNILFQKLEDVMTPNPKVISEDADVIYGLQMMEMGNPVTILPVVDAQKQKRVVGLLHMHTLAKAGLI; encoded by the coding sequence ATGAGTTCTCCTGGGGTTGCCATCGATTTGTGTCAAGATATTGTCAATAAACAGCAGGAAGCTCTTCAGCGTTTCTTCAGTTCCTTTCAATGTAAGGATACCTGGTTATTCGCACAAAAAATATTACAACATCGTGGAGCAATATTTTTCTCTGGTGTGGGAAAAAGTGGTTGTGTCGCAAGAAAAGTCGTAGCTACTCTCCAGTCCTGTGGGGAGAGAGCTTTTTTCTTTTCTTCAGGAGACCTCTTACACGGAGATTTGGGAGTCATTCATCCTGGGGATATTGTCTGTTTATTTTCTAAAAGCGGAGAAACTCAAGAACTACTAAAAGGCATTCCTCATTTAAAAGAACGAGGAGTGTTCCTGGTTGCTGTTACTTCTGCAGAGTATTCGAATCTATCTATTCTCTGTGATCATACGGTTATGCTGCCTAAGATTGAAGAATTAGATCCTTTTGATCTTATTCCTACGACTTCTACGGTCTGTCAGATGTTGTTTGGTGACCTTCTAGCAATTACTTTATTACGTAGCCGAGGAGTTTCTCTTTCGGATTATGGAAAGAATCATCCTAGTGGTCAAATTGGTTTAAAGGCTGCGGGGAAGGTTCGTGAATATATGTTCCCTAAAACTGAGGTCCCCTTTTGCTTCCCAGAGGACACAGTAAATAATTCTTTGGATATTTTTTCTTCTTATGGATTTGGATGTGTCTGTGTTGTAAATCATCAATATGAAATTCTTGGTGTATTTACAGATGGAGATTTGCGAAGAGCATTAACTCATTTTGGTGGAAACATTTTATTTCAGAAACTAGAAGATGTAATGACGCCTAATCCTAAGGTCATTAGTGAAGATGCTGATGTGATCTATGGATTGCAAATGATGGAAATGGGGAATCCTGTAACTATTCTTCCTGTTGTAGATGCTCAAAAACAAAAACGTGTTGTGGGACTGCTACACATGCATACTTTAGCAAAAGCTGGGCTTATCTAA
- a CDS encoding uroporphyrinogen-III synthase yields the protein MHPQIYKRFCETKTAYLGLNSQTAKQYHADYIPILKLVPYAKSSPQIRQATHYLKRTSHIVLSSPSSTSLFFARMKKHKQYLRNLHYLCIGKVTLKRLLDFLPRAHYSLATTETSEGILPLILPLTDNTRILYPHSSFSRPVITDFLTRENKQFFAYSHYTVRPRDLDPSIFSPYKNIIFTSPSGVRAYTKLFSRFPNKIYWCLGPITLQEFQKTSNSQVYLLTNADRDKAPEKKV from the coding sequence ATGCATCCTCAAATATATAAGCGCTTCTGCGAGACAAAAACTGCATATTTAGGACTCAATTCACAAACAGCAAAACAATACCATGCTGACTACATCCCTATCTTAAAACTCGTCCCCTATGCCAAAAGCTCTCCTCAAATACGTCAAGCCACTCATTACCTAAAACGTACGTCTCATATTGTACTTTCTAGTCCCTCCTCAACATCCCTTTTCTTTGCAAGAATGAAAAAGCACAAACAATACCTAAGAAATTTACACTACTTATGTATAGGAAAAGTCACCCTAAAACGTCTCCTTGATTTCCTACCTCGTGCACACTATTCCCTTGCGACGACAGAAACTAGTGAGGGTATTCTTCCCCTAATTCTTCCCTTAACAGACAATACACGGATCTTATATCCACACTCTTCTTTCTCCCGTCCAGTAATTACAGATTTTTTAACTAGGGAAAACAAACAATTTTTTGCTTATTCTCATTACACAGTCCGACCACGCGACCTAGATCCTTCTATTTTTTCCCCCTATAAAAATATTATTTTTACTAGTCCCTCGGGGGTCCGTGCTTATACTAAACTATTCTCTAGATTCCCTAACAAAATCTACTGGTGTTTGGGCCCTATCACCCTCCAAGAATTTCAGAAAACTTCTAACTCTCAAGTATATCTACTCACCAATGCAGACAGAGACAAAGCTCCTGAAAAAAAAGTTTAA
- a CDS encoding glycine hydroxymethyltransferase — MSSLLHKFLENTGKRSQDLASTAYLAALDHLIHSFPSIGKSIINELKSQRSCLKMIASENYSSLSVQLAMGNLLTDKYCEGSPFKRFYSCCENVDAIEWECVETAKELFGAESVCVQPHSGADANLLAMMAIITHKIQGPAVNRLGYKNINDLTEKEYVELRNEIGSHVCLGPSLNSGGHLTHGTVRLNIMSKLMRCLPYEVNRKTERFDYAEIARLVRTHKPTILIAGYSSYSRRLNFSTLKQIADDSGAILWVDMAHFAGLVAGGVFVEEENPIPFADIVTTTTHKTLRGPRGGIVLASKEYEGMLNRSCPLMMGGPLPHMIAAKAIALKEALTVDFKKYAHQVVDNARLLAEHFQKQGLRILTGGTDNHMVIIDLSSLGISGKLAEDVLSSLGIAVNRNTIPSDSPGKWETSGIRLGTAALTTLGMGSSEMEEVANIIVKVLRNITLRRNADNSLSKNEEKLPDSIAQEARERVTNLLTRFPLYPEIDLEALV; from the coding sequence ATGTCATCGTTGTTGCATAAGTTTTTAGAGAACACAGGGAAACGTAGTCAAGATCTTGCTAGTACAGCTTATTTAGCTGCGTTGGATCACCTTATACATTCTTTCCCTTCCATAGGAAAAAGTATTATTAATGAGTTGAAGAGTCAGCGTTCTTGTTTGAAGATGATCGCTTCTGAAAATTATTCTTCATTATCCGTACAGCTGGCGATGGGGAATTTATTAACGGATAAGTACTGTGAAGGTAGTCCTTTTAAGCGTTTCTATTCGTGTTGCGAAAATGTAGATGCAATTGAGTGGGAGTGTGTAGAAACAGCGAAGGAATTATTTGGGGCAGAAAGTGTTTGTGTACAGCCTCATTCTGGGGCCGATGCTAATTTATTAGCTATGATGGCAATTATTACGCATAAGATTCAAGGGCCTGCTGTTAATCGTTTAGGCTATAAAAACATTAATGATCTTACTGAAAAAGAATATGTAGAGCTAAGGAATGAAATCGGATCTCATGTTTGTTTAGGCCCCTCACTAAATTCTGGTGGACATCTCACACATGGAACAGTGCGTTTGAATATTATGTCTAAATTAATGCGCTGTTTACCTTATGAGGTGAATCGTAAGACGGAACGTTTTGATTATGCAGAGATTGCACGTTTAGTACGCACACATAAACCAACTATTTTAATAGCTGGTTATTCTTCCTATTCTCGGAGATTAAATTTTTCTACTTTAAAACAGATTGCAGATGATAGTGGAGCTATATTATGGGTCGATATGGCGCATTTTGCAGGATTAGTAGCTGGAGGGGTATTTGTTGAAGAGGAAAATCCCATTCCATTTGCGGATATTGTTACAACAACTACGCACAAGACATTACGAGGACCCAGGGGAGGAATAGTATTAGCGTCTAAAGAATATGAAGGTATGCTGAATCGTTCATGCCCTCTTATGATGGGTGGACCGTTGCCTCATATGATTGCCGCCAAAGCAATTGCATTAAAGGAAGCATTGACAGTAGATTTTAAAAAGTATGCTCACCAGGTTGTTGATAACGCGCGCTTATTAGCAGAGCATTTTCAAAAACAAGGTCTACGTATCCTCACTGGGGGCACAGATAATCACATGGTGATTATTGATTTAAGTTCTCTGGGTATTTCTGGAAAGCTAGCTGAGGATGTTTTGAGTTCTTTAGGTATTGCTGTGAATCGTAATACTATACCATCAGATTCACCTGGGAAATGGGAAACTTCAGGTATACGTTTAGGAACAGCAGCTTTAACTACTCTCGGTATGGGAAGTAGTGAAATGGAAGAAGTTGCAAATATTATTGTGAAAGTATTGCGAAATATTACTTTGAGACGTAATGCTGATAATAGTTTGAGTAAAAATGAAGAAAAGTTGCCAGATAGTATTGCTCAAGAAGCAAGGGAACGAGTAACTAATTTGTTAACGCGTTTTCCTTTATATCCTGAGATTGATCTGGAAGCTTTAGTTTAG
- a CDS encoding ATP-dependent Clp protease proteolytic subunit, whose translation MPDGEEVRKLQDVIEKRILESRRIFFSEPVTDKSAAEAIKKLWYLELTNPGQPIVLVINSPGGSVDAGFAVWDQIKMLTSPVTTVVTGLAASMGSVLSLCASPGRRFATPHARIMIHQPSIGGPITGQATDLDIHAREILKTKKRIIDVYLEATGQSREVIEKAIDRDMWMTADEAKDFGLLDGILFSFNDL comes from the coding sequence ATGCCTGATGGGGAAGAAGTCCGTAAATTACAAGACGTTATAGAAAAAAGAATTTTAGAATCCCGTCGGATATTCTTTTCTGAACCTGTAACGGATAAAAGTGCGGCGGAGGCGATTAAAAAATTGTGGTATTTAGAGCTCACTAATCCTGGCCAACCTATTGTCTTAGTTATTAATAGTCCTGGGGGCTCTGTGGATGCAGGATTTGCCGTTTGGGACCAGATAAAGATGCTAACTTCCCCGGTGACCACTGTTGTAACTGGATTGGCTGCATCTATGGGCTCTGTATTGAGTTTATGTGCGTCTCCAGGGCGTCGTTTTGCAACTCCTCATGCACGTATTATGATTCATCAGCCTTCTATAGGGGGACCTATTACGGGACAGGCTACAGATTTAGATATTCATGCACGGGAGATTTTAAAAACGAAAAAACGGATTATTGATGTTTATTTAGAAGCTACAGGCCAATCTAGAGAAGTAATCGAAAAAGCTATTGATCGAGATATGTGGATGACAGCAGACGAGGCTAAAGATTTTGGTTTGTTAGATGGCATCTTGTTCTCTTTTAACGACTTGTAA
- the dapF gene encoding bifunctional diaminopimelate epimerase/glutamate racemase, with protein MASCSLLTTCKRFLYSGAGNRFILTTDTCLDQDHSFISILCQEKQVDGILYILPSLCSDARLVIFNADGSRPSMCGNGLRCAMVHVSTLVSKKRISIETDIGVYSGIVYSSQRVFVDMTLPQWNYCCHQLSHTVPGLPTKVFFIHTGVPHLVVFVDNLSEIPVHAWGQFLRYHEAFFPEGVNVNFVQYLSNRECCIRTYERGLERESLACGTGATAVALVVSKCYGWQRGKIAIRTWSDVILKVFLNHGRVYLEGPVEKEGEF; from the coding sequence ATGGCATCTTGTTCTCTTTTAACGACTTGTAAGCGATTTCTTTATTCTGGGGCAGGGAACCGTTTTATTCTTACTACCGATACCTGCTTAGATCAAGATCATAGCTTCATTTCTATCCTATGCCAAGAGAAACAGGTAGATGGGATACTATATATTCTTCCTTCTTTGTGTTCCGATGCTCGATTGGTAATTTTTAATGCAGATGGCTCGCGTCCTAGTATGTGTGGTAATGGTTTACGCTGTGCTATGGTGCATGTCTCCACTTTAGTATCTAAAAAACGTATTAGTATAGAAACAGATATTGGAGTGTATTCAGGAATAGTATATTCTTCTCAGCGTGTTTTTGTGGATATGACTCTTCCTCAGTGGAATTATTGTTGTCATCAATTATCACATACAGTTCCTGGATTGCCTACAAAGGTATTTTTTATCCATACTGGAGTACCTCATCTTGTAGTTTTTGTTGATAATTTATCAGAAATTCCTGTACATGCTTGGGGGCAATTTTTGCGCTATCATGAAGCTTTCTTTCCTGAAGGTGTGAATGTGAATTTTGTTCAATATTTGAGCAATCGAGAATGTTGTATTCGTACTTATGAACGAGGGTTAGAAAGGGAATCTTTAGCATGTGGCACAGGAGCTACAGCAGTTGCTCTCGTTGTTTCCAAGTGTTATGGGTGGCAGAGAGGTAAGATTGCTATTCGAACCTGGAGTGATGTTATTCTTAAAGTTTTTCTGAATCATGGTCGGGTGTATCTTGAAGGTCCTGTAGAAAAGGAAGGAGAATTTTAA
- a CDS encoding UPF0158 family protein: MTTYPVPQSPLLLRALRLMNAFSKSDDERDFYLDRVEGFILYIDLDKSQEDLDKIYEELDVNAERYCLIPKLTFYEVKKIMETFINEKIYDIDTKEKFLEILQSKDAREQFLEFIYEHESELEKWQQFYLERSRIRIIEWLRNNKFHFVFEEDLDFSKHILEQLKIHLFDSKVSKELSQARQLLMSKAKIYYSNEALNPRPKRGRPPKQSAKVESETTISSDIYTKVPPAARRFLFLPEITSASSITFSEKFDTEEEFLANLRGSGRGEDQLNLANLSERFASLKELSAKLGYDSLSTGDFFEDDDEDKKVSAKPKSAKRGRKKSS, from the coding sequence ATGACAACATATCCTGTTCCACAAAGTCCTCTTTTATTACGTGCTTTGCGTTTAATGAATGCCTTTTCAAAATCTGATGACGAGAGGGATTTTTATTTAGACCGTGTTGAAGGTTTTATTCTTTATATTGATTTAGATAAGAGTCAGGAAGATCTTGATAAGATTTATGAGGAGTTAGATGTTAATGCTGAGAGGTATTGTCTTATTCCTAAGTTGACGTTTTATGAAGTAAAGAAAATCATGGAAACCTTTATCAATGAGAAAATTTACGATATAGATACTAAGGAAAAATTTCTTGAGATTCTACAATCGAAAGATGCTCGTGAGCAATTTTTAGAGTTTATTTATGAACATGAGTCTGAGTTAGAAAAGTGGCAGCAGTTTTATCTGGAGCGTTCGCGAATTCGTATTATTGAGTGGCTACGTAATAATAAATTTCATTTTGTTTTTGAAGAAGACTTAGATTTTAGTAAGCATATTTTGGAGCAATTGAAAATTCATCTTTTTGACAGTAAGGTGTCTAAGGAGTTAAGCCAGGCGCGACAATTGTTAATGAGTAAAGCTAAAATTTATTATTCAAATGAAGCCTTGAATCCTCGTCCGAAAAGGGGGCGTCCTCCGAAGCAATCAGCTAAAGTAGAGTCAGAAACAACAATATCTAGTGATATTTATACGAAAGTCCCTCCTGCTGCACGACGTTTTCTTTTCCTTCCGGAAATTACATCGGCATCATCAATAACATTTTCTGAGAAATTCGACACGGAAGAAGAGTTTCTAGCTAATCTTCGAGGATCAGGAAGAGGGGAGGATCAATTAAATCTTGCCAATCTATCAGAAAGGTTTGCTTCTCTCAAAGAACTGTCTGCTAAGTTGGGTTATGATTCTTTGTCTACTGGGGATTTCTTTGAGGACGATGATGAAGACAAAAAAGTTTCTGCGAAACCTAAATCTGCTAAACGTGGGCGTAAAAAGTCTTCTTGA
- the ubiE gene encoding bifunctional demethylmenaquinone methyltransferase/2-methoxy-6-polyprenyl-1,4-benzoquinol methylase UbiE, with amino-acid sequence MNKPNIQEMFNFLAPKYDKINTILSLGMHHYWNRIFSKMLGQSECILDLCSGTGKVAHQYTCYYPQARAILVDFSPNMLLEAKKRYPNSPFTFIESDITQLPFNSESHVLASLAYGLRNLPEPQHALNEIYRVLKKHASLGILELTQPSRKHPLYLGHWFYLNYIVPKLGKYYSTSTDAYTYLSQSIVQLPKDRDLEQLFKKSKFAITQKRKLTCGAATIWVLEKK; translated from the coding sequence ATGAACAAACCTAATATCCAAGAAATGTTTAATTTCCTAGCCCCTAAATACGATAAAATCAATACCATCTTATCTCTAGGAATGCACCACTACTGGAATCGTATCTTCTCAAAAATGCTTGGACAATCAGAATGTATTCTTGATTTATGCTCTGGTACGGGAAAAGTTGCCCACCAATATACCTGTTACTATCCTCAAGCACGGGCCATTCTCGTAGACTTCTCCCCCAACATGCTCCTCGAAGCTAAGAAGCGTTATCCCAACTCTCCATTTACTTTCATAGAAAGCGATATTACACAACTACCTTTCAATTCAGAGTCTCATGTACTAGCTTCCTTAGCTTATGGACTACGCAACCTTCCTGAACCACAACATGCCTTAAATGAAATCTACCGTGTCCTAAAAAAACACGCATCCCTGGGAATATTAGAGCTTACCCAGCCTTCACGAAAACATCCTCTATATCTAGGACACTGGTTCTACTTAAACTATATCGTTCCCAAACTAGGAAAATACTATTCCACAAGTACGGATGCTTATACCTATCTAAGTCAAAGCATCGTACAACTTCCTAAAGATCGGGATTTAGAGCAATTATTTAAAAAATCAAAGTTCGCTATAACTCAAAAACGCAAACTCACTTGCGGAGCAGCAACAATTTGGGTCCTCGAAAAAAAATAA
- a CDS encoding menaquinone biosynthesis protein translates to MSNKLNKRLAIGCISYINALPFSLGLAKRSDILLHTAPPADLIPKLLEKKLHYALASSLGSFIYPLNFFPEFGIAAYKKILSVNLYATPEFFAKGKPLIGVTNESLSSIHLLHILCKYLWNAPIPNSIRLPSNTLITASPGNYDGLLLIGDQALRHPNIPGFSTYDLAQGWYELTHLPFVFATILCPTLQKKEIVQDAFEHSLYQYESSPNEVLARAERQSKLPRKLIQEYYSLCRYRLKEDDHEGLQKFREYYSKIYEQT, encoded by the coding sequence ATGTCTAACAAACTCAACAAACGTCTAGCTATAGGATGCATAAGCTATATCAATGCTCTACCTTTTTCTTTAGGATTAGCAAAAAGAAGCGATATCCTTCTCCACACTGCTCCTCCTGCTGATCTTATTCCCAAACTGCTCGAGAAAAAATTACACTATGCACTCGCATCCTCTCTAGGATCTTTTATTTATCCTCTGAACTTTTTCCCCGAGTTTGGCATAGCTGCATACAAAAAAATCCTTAGCGTCAATCTTTATGCAACACCAGAATTTTTCGCTAAGGGGAAACCACTCATCGGAGTAACTAACGAAAGCCTGTCCTCCATACATCTCCTGCATATTCTTTGTAAATACCTATGGAATGCCCCAATCCCTAATAGCATACGACTCCCGTCTAATACTCTCATCACGGCATCTCCTGGTAACTATGACGGATTACTACTCATTGGAGATCAAGCACTTCGTCATCCCAATATCCCCGGATTTTCTACTTATGACTTAGCTCAAGGATGGTATGAACTTACTCACCTTCCTTTCGTTTTTGCTACTATCCTCTGCCCTACTCTTCAAAAAAAAGAAATAGTACAAGATGCTTTCGAACACTCCCTCTATCAATATGAGTCTTCTCCTAATGAAGTCCTTGCTCGAGCAGAACGACAATCTAAACTTCCTAGAAAACTAATTCAAGAATACTATTCCTTATGCCGTTACCGATTAAAAGAAGATGATCATGAAGGACTCCAAAAATTCCGAGAATACTATAGTAAAATCTATGAACAAACCTAA